One genomic window of Bacillus mycoides includes the following:
- a CDS encoding SH3 domain-containing protein, with protein sequence MNMKATALTATTIAITSLLPSMGESDIQTAAAKQPSTVKTGYVKIDNVALHQNNHADSAIIDNIRFNSPVTILETTQDWYKVSVNNKTGYMKKDAILFKKNVQPKNQYIVNANALNVRSEPNTESSILDILPNGQFITIEGEQGDWYKILHNGQIGYVQKTFVSNGSTPLVKGVTVQGSPSYTVATPKLNVRSNASTSSTLLGSLQNGTQVQVVETIGTWYKIRFGTGYGYVAKHYVVQNQAQAKTAQPASIPAVFKFPTQGKISSTFDMRWEQMHYGIDIAAQGNVSIQAAAAGKVVKSYYSASYGNVVFIAHQINGKLYTTVYAHMKDRTVQAGDQVQTGQLVGHMGNTGHSYGQHLHFELHNGEWNFEKTNAVNPLPYLVR encoded by the coding sequence ATGAATATGAAAGCTACAGCTTTAACAGCAACTACTATCGCAATTACTTCTTTACTTCCTTCTATGGGAGAATCCGATATACAAACAGCGGCTGCTAAGCAACCATCTACAGTAAAAACTGGATATGTAAAAATTGACAACGTTGCACTACATCAAAATAACCATGCAGACAGTGCAATAATTGATAACATTCGATTTAATAGCCCGGTTACTATTCTTGAGACAACTCAAGATTGGTATAAAGTATCTGTTAACAACAAAACAGGCTATATGAAAAAAGATGCAATTCTATTCAAAAAAAATGTTCAACCAAAGAATCAATATATCGTAAATGCAAATGCATTAAACGTTCGTTCTGAACCTAATACAGAGTCTTCTATTCTAGATATATTACCAAATGGTCAATTCATTACCATTGAAGGTGAACAAGGGGATTGGTACAAAATATTACATAACGGTCAAATTGGATACGTACAAAAAACATTTGTATCTAATGGATCCACACCTCTAGTAAAAGGTGTAACAGTACAAGGTTCTCCTTCTTATACTGTTGCAACACCAAAATTAAATGTACGTAGCAACGCTAGTACAAGTAGCACTCTACTTGGCTCATTACAAAATGGTACACAAGTACAAGTAGTAGAAACGATAGGTACTTGGTATAAAATTCGTTTTGGCACAGGATACGGATATGTAGCAAAACACTATGTAGTGCAAAATCAAGCACAAGCTAAAACAGCTCAACCTGCATCAATTCCAGCAGTTTTCAAATTCCCTACTCAAGGGAAAATCAGCTCCACTTTTGATATGCGCTGGGAGCAAATGCATTATGGTATAGATATAGCTGCACAAGGAAATGTCTCTATTCAAGCTGCTGCTGCAGGTAAAGTTGTGAAATCTTATTATTCGGCTAGCTACGGCAATGTCGTGTTCATCGCCCATCAAATAAATGGGAAATTATATACAACAGTTTATGCTCATATGAAGGATCGCACTGTACAAGCTGGTGATCAAGTACAAACTGGACAATTAGTAGGTCATATGGGAAACACAGGTCATTCATACGGGCAACATCTCCATTTTGAATTACATAATGGGGAATGGAATTTTGAAAAAACAAATGCAGTGAACCCACTGCCATATTTAGTTAGGTAA
- a CDS encoding DUF3965 domain-containing protein produces the protein MRAVQGDPNWNLVTDTYIEPNNFAELFSLLVPCHPKGEGKERTILVWKEKEFYKEENLAAFIVYGMNKVKNLPQFHKDEIPTLVRILRLCQEIGWYEEANAFMMTQGLDEFVQTSLEYETWDLLTKAVALNYLIIKYRIGELTAEDVEIWDRVKFNEKCITDCKHLLSHKEVLEFTFFYMCKRAKTLSKEQLNSDMMSLAMYCNTFVYDLYKHDLLRKYRKCTDFLSYYGPSQAVLACQRAVLSQISDRLDPLKTTHVDDYLYVMKEMMEHMTIGVMDRYGHFIGKLLSYVPFFEMIQVPQHAYYCEELLYICKGIEYKEEILRNYIFIQLHDCLPSFFKLFLKNKRYATIHDILFYWCDDEQRMSLEKKYNLSFIYEKYACG, from the coding sequence ATGAGGGCTGTACAGGGCGATCCAAATTGGAATTTGGTTACAGATACATATATAGAACCAAATAATTTCGCTGAGTTATTTTCTTTGCTTGTACCTTGTCATCCAAAAGGTGAAGGGAAAGAGCGAACTATATTAGTATGGAAAGAAAAAGAATTTTATAAAGAAGAAAATTTAGCTGCATTTATCGTATATGGCATGAATAAAGTAAAAAATTTACCGCAGTTTCATAAAGATGAAATTCCAACTCTAGTACGTATTCTTCGTTTATGTCAAGAGATTGGTTGGTATGAAGAGGCAAATGCTTTTATGATGACCCAAGGGCTAGATGAATTTGTCCAAACTTCATTGGAGTATGAAACATGGGATCTTTTGACGAAAGCAGTTGCTTTAAACTATTTAATTATTAAATATCGTATTGGTGAATTAACAGCTGAGGATGTAGAAATTTGGGATCGAGTTAAATTTAATGAGAAATGTATAACAGATTGCAAACATCTATTATCTCATAAAGAAGTATTGGAATTTACATTTTTTTATATGTGTAAGCGAGCGAAAACACTATCAAAAGAGCAATTAAATAGTGATATGATGAGTCTAGCAATGTATTGTAATACTTTTGTGTATGATTTATATAAACATGACTTATTACGAAAGTATCGTAAGTGTACAGACTTCCTATCATATTATGGACCTAGTCAAGCAGTTTTAGCTTGTCAAAGGGCTGTACTTTCTCAAATTTCCGATCGATTAGACCCTTTAAAGACAACCCATGTAGATGATTATTTATATGTGATGAAAGAAATGATGGAGCATATGACGATAGGGGTAATGGATCGGTATGGTCATTTTATTGGAAAGTTACTATCATATGTACCATTTTTCGAAATGATCCAAGTGCCACAGCATGCATATTATTGTGAAGAATTACTGTATATTTGTAAGGGGATTGAATACAAAGAAGAAATACTACGCAATTATATATTTATACAATTACATGATTGTTTACCATCATTCTTTAAACTATTTCTTAAAAATAAGCGTTATGCAACGATTCATGATATTCTTTTCTATTGGTGCGACGATGAACAAAGAATGAGCTTAGAGAAAAAATATAATCTTAGTTTTATTTATGAAAAATATGCTTGTGGATAA
- a CDS encoding CBS domain-containing protein: MTQVRELMSTHIVHCTPLDNVYEAAVKMKEESVGLIPVIENQQVVGLVTDRDLVVRGIAEKHPGSNQITNVMTTNIVSVSPDDSIEKATELMAQYQIRRLPVVESGQLVGMLALGDLAIRKSADDQAGFALSEISEHTE; this comes from the coding sequence ATGACACAAGTTAGAGAACTTATGAGTACTCATATCGTACATTGTACTCCATTAGACAATGTATATGAGGCGGCTGTAAAAATGAAGGAAGAATCGGTTGGATTGATTCCTGTTATTGAAAATCAACAAGTTGTTGGGCTTGTTACTGATCGAGACTTAGTTGTTCGTGGGATTGCTGAAAAACATCCTGGATCTAATCAAATTACAAATGTGATGACAACAAACATTGTTTCAGTTTCTCCAGATGATTCTATTGAAAAAGCTACAGAATTAATGGCACAATATCAAATTAGACGGTTACCAGTAGTTGAGAGCGGTCAACTTGTTGGGATGCTAGCACTAGGTGATTTAGCTATAAGAAAATCAGCAGATGATCAAGCAGGGTTTGCTTTAAGTGAAATCTCGGAGCATACGGAATAA